A region of Lycium barbarum isolate Lr01 chromosome 3, ASM1917538v2, whole genome shotgun sequence DNA encodes the following proteins:
- the LOC132633266 gene encoding cysteine-rich receptor-like protein kinase 43, whose product MLPSSNILLSMGFLSSLFCCFEKRGGAGDGDETDDKGEDSYDLFFELRALQIATNFFSDLNQLGHGGFGPVYKGLMPNGQEIAVKKLSVDSRQGIKEFTNEVKLLLKIQHKNLVILLGCCIEGPAKMLVYEYLPNKSLDRFLFAEEKSPSLDWTKRFQIVTGIARGLLYLHEEAPVRIIHRDIKAGNILLDEQLNPKISDFGLARLFPEDGTHVNTFKISGTYGYMAPEYALHGYLSVKADVFSFGVLLLEIVSGRKNSDKRLGPQKADLLSYAWGLFQERKTLELVDSSLENYDSAEAAMCIQLGLLCCQSTVSDRPDMNSVNLTLSSDSFTLPRPGKPAIQGRVSRWTTDSSSACTKNTTTNASSTFTGVTNATSTTRASGGSSFVDDFSRNSISCSSINEGR is encoded by the exons ATGCTTCCTTCTTCGAACATCCTACTTTCTATGGGTTTTCTCTCCAGTTTATTTTGTTGTTTCGAGAAACGCGGTGGCGCCGGTGACGGAGACGAAACAGATGACAAAGGAgaagactcttatgatttgtTCTTTGAGCTCCGTGCTTTGCAAATTGCTACTAACTTCTTTTCCGACCTTAATCAGCTTGGTCACGGAGGCTTTGGACCTGTTTACAAG GGACTGATGCCAAATGGTCAGGAAATTGCTGTTAAGAAGTTATCCGTAGATTCAAGACAGGGAATAAAAGAATTCACTAATGAGGTGAAACTATTATTGAAAATTCAGCACAAAAATCTGGTCATTTTGTTAGGGTGTTGCATAGAAGGACCTGCAAAGATGCTTGTGTATGAGTATCTGCCAAATAAAAGCCTTGACCGCTTCCTCTTTG CTGAGGAGAAGTCTCCATCTTTGGATTGGACAAAGAGATTCCAGATAGTTACTGGTATTGCAAGAGGTCTTCTCTATTTGCATGAAGAGGCCCCTGTTAGAATCATACATAGAGACATTAAGGCCGGTAATATATTGTTGGACGAGCAATTAAATCCAAAGATCTCAGACTTTGGTCTGGCTAGGCTGTTTCCAGAGGACGGCACTCATGTAAATACATTTAAAATCTCTGGTACATA TGGTTATATGGCTCCGGAGTATGCATTGCATGGTTATTTGTCTGTGAAGGCAGATGTATTTAGCTTTGGTGTTTTGCTGTTGGAGATCGTGAGTGGAAGGAAGAATAGTGATAAGCGGCTTGGTCCTCAAAAGGCAGACCTCTTAAGCTAT GCATGGGGACTGTTTcaagaaaggaagactttggaGCTGGTTGATTCCAGCCTTGAAAACTATGATTCTGCTGAAGCAGCAATGTGTATTCAGTTAGGATTACTATGCTGTCAATCTACTGTTTCAGATAGACCTGATATGAACTCTGTTAATCTCACGCTTTCAAGTGATTCATTTACTTTACCAAGACCCGGGAAACCTGCAATTCAAGGCCGTGTAAGCAGATGGACAACTGATAGTTCTAGTGCCTGTACCAAAAATACTACTACTAATGCTAGTAGTACCTTTACTGGCGTAACAAATGCTACCAGTACTACTAGGGCTTCCGGTGGCAGTAGTTTTGTTGACGATTTTTCTAGAAATTCTATCTCATGTTCTTCTATAAACGAAGGGAGATGA
- the LOC132633267 gene encoding uncharacterized protein LOC132633267 isoform X1: MPNWELKHCCKHEQVVFLATLGVCAVVILALWRTVLLLPFKLVTVFIHEASHAIACKLTCGHVEGIQVHADEGGTTQTRGGVYWFILPAGYLGSAFWGMVLVLASTKLLTARIAAGCLVVTLIIVLFVAKNWTLRGLCIGFIVFLAIVWILQETTKIKILRYIILFIGVMNSLFSVYDIYDDLISRRVNHSDAEKFAEVCPCPCTGVGWGVIWGLISFLFLCGATYLGLVILS; encoded by the exons ATGCCAAATTGGGAGCTGAAGCATTGTTGCAAGCATGAGCAAGTCGTTTTTCTCGCCACTCTCGGCGTTTGTGCTGTCGTCATTCTTGCC CTATGGAGGACGGTGCTATTACTACCTTTCAAGCTTGTGACCGTGTTTATTCATGAAGCTAGTCACGCTATAGCTTGCAAACTTACTTGTGGCCAT GTTGAGGGGATACAGGTTCATGCTGATGAAGGTGGCACTACACAAACACGTGGCGGTGTATATTGGTTCATCTTGCCAGCTGGAT ATCTTGGTTCAGCATTCTGGGGAATGGTTTTAGTGCTTGCATCCACCAAGCTCCTTACAGCAAGAATTGCCGCAGGATGTTTAGTGGTCACTCTAATTATTGTTCTTTTTGTGGCTAAAAAT TGGACACTCCGGGGCCTTTGTATTG GATTTATTGTCTTCCTTGCTATTGTATGGATTCTGCAAGAAACAACAAAGATTAAAATTCTGCGGTACATCATTCTTTTCATTG GTGTAATGAACAGCTTATTTTCTGTGTATG atataTACGATGATCTGATATCACGAAGAGTTAACCACAGTGATGCTGAGAAATTTGCTGAAGTGTGTCCCTGTCCTTGTACTGGTGTTGGCTGGGGAGTGATCTG GGGACTCATTTCTTTCTTGTTTCTCTGTGGAGCCACATATCTTGGTTTGGTGATCTTGTCTTGA
- the LOC132633267 gene encoding uncharacterized protein LOC132633267 isoform X2 → MPNWELKHCCKHEQVVFLATLGVCAVVILAVEGIQVHADEGGTTQTRGGVYWFILPAGYLGSAFWGMVLVLASTKLLTARIAAGCLVVTLIIVLFVAKNWTLRGLCIGFIVFLAIVWILQETTKIKILRYIILFIGVMNSLFSVYDIYDDLISRRVNHSDAEKFAEVCPCPCTGVGWGVIWGLISFLFLCGATYLGLVILS, encoded by the exons ATGCCAAATTGGGAGCTGAAGCATTGTTGCAAGCATGAGCAAGTCGTTTTTCTCGCCACTCTCGGCGTTTGTGCTGTCGTCATTCTTGCC GTTGAGGGGATACAGGTTCATGCTGATGAAGGTGGCACTACACAAACACGTGGCGGTGTATATTGGTTCATCTTGCCAGCTGGAT ATCTTGGTTCAGCATTCTGGGGAATGGTTTTAGTGCTTGCATCCACCAAGCTCCTTACAGCAAGAATTGCCGCAGGATGTTTAGTGGTCACTCTAATTATTGTTCTTTTTGTGGCTAAAAAT TGGACACTCCGGGGCCTTTGTATTG GATTTATTGTCTTCCTTGCTATTGTATGGATTCTGCAAGAAACAACAAAGATTAAAATTCTGCGGTACATCATTCTTTTCATTG GTGTAATGAACAGCTTATTTTCTGTGTATG atataTACGATGATCTGATATCACGAAGAGTTAACCACAGTGATGCTGAGAAATTTGCTGAAGTGTGTCCCTGTCCTTGTACTGGTGTTGGCTGGGGAGTGATCTG GGGACTCATTTCTTTCTTGTTTCTCTGTGGAGCCACATATCTTGGTTTGGTGATCTTGTCTTGA
- the LOC132633268 gene encoding small ribosomal subunit protein eS7 produces MYTSRQKIHKDKDAEPSEFEESVAQALFDLENTNQELKSELKDLYINSAAQIDVSGSRKAVVIHVPYRLRKAFRKVHVRLVRELEKKFSGKDVIFIATRRIVRPPKRGSAAQRPRSRTLTSVHDAILEDLVVPAEIVGKRTRYRVDGSKIMKVYLDPKERNNTEYKLETFSAVYRKLSGKDVVFEYPIAAEP; encoded by the exons ATGTACACGTCAAGGCAAAAGATTCACAAAGACAAAGATGCTGAACCATCTGAATTTGAGGAGTCTGTTGCACAG gctctgtttgatttggaaaacaCTAACCAAGAGCTGAAAAGTGAATTGAAGGATCTATACATCAATTCAGCAGC TCAAATTGATGTGTCAGGAAGTAGGAAAGCTGTTGTTATTCACGTGCCCTACAGACTGAGGAAAGCTTTCCGCAAGGTCCATGTCAGGCTTGTTAGGGAGCTGGAGAAGAAATTCAGTGGAAAG GATGTGATCTTCATTGCTACCAGGAGGATAGTGAGGCCCCCCAAGAGAGGCTCTGCTGCCCAACGGCCCCGCAGCAGGACTCTTACTTCTGTCCATGATGCCATATTGGAGGATTTGGTTGTCCCTGCTGAGATTGTCGGGAAGAGAACTAGATATCGCGTTGATGGATCCAAGATAATGAAG GTCTACCTGGACCCCAAGGAGCGTAACAACACCGAGTACAAGCTGGAGACCTTTTCTGCAGTTTACAGGAAGCTTTCAGGCAAAGATGTTGTTTTCGAATACCCCATTGCTGCTGAGCCTTAA